A region of the Megalops cyprinoides isolate fMegCyp1 chromosome 21, fMegCyp1.pri, whole genome shotgun sequence genome:
AAAGGCAAAGCCTCTCCTCCGAAAaagtcagtttatttttttccccctttcacaGTATGTAGCATACCTCCATACCATTAGCCTATTGAGAGCTTCAGCTTGAAGGATGGCAGTGATGTTGGGATCGCTAATTGACCTTTCGCTATAAGggggtgtgttgtgtgtgtgtgtgtttgggggggctgaatttgaacaaaaaaaaaaaaaaatgtgcgaCTCTCTCGGTACACAGATCACATTGAGAAGATTTGCTCAACATTCCAACAGAGCCTTCCGAATTCCACTGAGGTCAGCATCTAACCCTCTGGGGCACCAAAACGGCCCCCAAATGACCTCAGACCTCAGTGGAGTGGCAGGCCTGCAGCTGAGAGTGCGAGATAACGTAGCCCCGATGCCATTTCCGCCGTGAAAGCAGTTGGCGGTACAGAGAGGTAGGGCGAGAGCGTGAGAAATGGGCGAGGCAGTAGGTGCATCTTACGGGGTACTCAGATCAGTCAGCTCAGACGAAGCTGCTGATGTGATCATCAAAAGACAAAATGCTTCATACGTTTAAGTGCTTTATCAGATCCATCCGGCAAGTCAGGGTGCACGCTCACAATAGGGTATGAGGTAAATGTCTCCACAGCCTCTTTCATCTGGTGTTGAGCGACCCCGTGTCTCAAGACTGAATTTTGGTAaattatttgctacactgttcCTACAATTGTGGTACACGATATCAATgttcttgtttcttgtttttcactTCTCTTATAAATCAATACTCAACCTAACAAAGGTCGGTTCCTTTCTCACCACCCCTGGATGCCACACCATGATCATTTATCAGCTCATAAGGGGTTAAGGTTTAGCAGTGCAACATTCCATACAATAAACCAAAATCTTGAATGTACTCAACTCAACAGATTTTCACCAACTCCATATCGAAGAAAGTTTTGGAGCTGTGAGTAATCTGAGCTGCAGCTGACCAACAAACAAGCGTGTCATTCACTATGAAACCTTAATCGAAACGAAGCCGGCCCATGGCAGGTCTCGATTCCCTGAAATCAGAGGCACAACCTCATCGCTCAAAAATCTAAACCAAAAGAATTGAGGGAGAGGGGTTCCCAAAAGGAAGGGCCAGGGGAGTTCCCAGGGCCTGGCTGATGGATGGCTCAGCAACAAAAagctctctgttctctgcacgtctttttttttttttctttctttcttttatttgcaTCAGGCTGCAAAAGCCTCCCATAGGCAACAATAGAGCGTCCTCTCACCCTTAAAATCCTTTTCGGGACCGCAAGATCAAGTGGTGAGGAAAGAGACCCCCCCCGCATCCTAAAAATACTGACCAACTCTGCAAACTAACGTTTTCAGGCTGGGTAAAGCCGAGTGGAAGGACAGTGGCAAAAACCAAACTCCGTCCCCGTAGTCTCCCTGATACAAAGCTCTCTGAATGGTACCACGGGTGGGAGAGTGAGAACCGAGACTTCAGTTCAAACCCGAAATGCAGCTAAAAATCTTTCAGGAATGTCTGAGGCGAAAAACACCACGTCGTTCTTTTTCACGTTCCTGCTAAAGGACTTTGTCCTACCTTGGATATTGCTACATTGGTCACGATCCTGCCGAAAAGCCAGGACTTGAGGTAAAATGCCAACCTGGCTCATTAATGCGGGCACTTGGCCAAAGGAGTTACATGAACCAAATATGCATTCCCTCATATCATAGAATGTTATCTGTGCATTTGCACTGACATATGACTATCTGGTGAAAATTATGCGCTATGCATCTTATGGGTAGATGTTACATGAGGATAACTGTTCTGACACAACATCCACTATTAGTATTGTCTATAAATATGTTGAACAGGTTCCTGTTAGTGTACCAAAGAAAACCCCAATATAAGGTTGAGGGTACAAGTTAACAGAAGGATATGCTCTCTACAAAAGTAATTCTTAAGATTTGAATAATATAAAGTACATGCATGAAGATTTTCAAAAACTTTGCACCAAGAAACCTTCTGAAGTCTTGCCAGACGCCTGTcctaaaacaaaaatactttcttggatttcttgtaaaaaaaaagtaatcctcttttttttaatctgacaACTGTTTGATTAGATGGGGAGCTGAAAAAAATGCCTTAGAAGGATCATTTGCCATAACCATAACATAATAAAGGCTCACAGCCCTTTCATGTACACACAAAGCACTGTGGGAACAGCTTATAAAGCTGcatgtacaaagaaaaaaaaaaaggtcataCAACTACAAACTGCAAACCCATACTCAGGGGTAGCATGCAAAGACCAAAGAGAAGGTGTATGTTTGGTTACAAAAGActaaaaagaaaactgtatttTCGGGGAAACGTTTCTCCTCACCATAATAACCAGGAGAATGTTCTGAAAGTCGTTTCTGAAGCCCAGGGTGTAGCTGCAGAACAGGGCAAAGTTCCcttccaggagctgcaggaaaAGAACCAAATGAGCAACCTCAATACTCGCGTCAAGGATCGCTTTCACAAGATTTCCCATTCATTTTGcaagagtggggggggggggggggctgagatgAGGGCAGACCTGCGCAACACCACACAAAACTAACATTTACTGTACTGGAGGGAGCCGTGGACAGTCTAAATAAACCCGAAGCCTGAGATGTACCAACCATGAAAGCCAGCGAGGTGAAGAGGAAGCCCATGACAAGCTTGGTGTACGGCCCGTGGCTCATGACCAATCGGATCCCCTGGAAGAACGACATGGGCTGCTCCGCCTTCAGCCGGCCGGTGTCTGGGAGGGAAAACGAAGGAACAGAACGGCACAGAAAAATGTCAGCACAGCGAGGAGTTGGCAGGCAGCGTTTAGATATGATTTACAGCATGTACTGAAGCACAGGCCTCCCCGGCAAAACTGAAAGGGCAACGCAGAAGGCGGGGGAGGGTTCTGCCTCTGTTGTGGTTACAAGGATGCTGTTGCGATGTAGCCGCATCCAGGAGAGCCCCTCTGCCCTTGTGGAACGGGGCAGATGTTCGCACAGGTCTTGGCGCAAGCCTCGTTTGAATAGTTTAATTGTAATGAGTGACGCGGGAGgcgagaggagggagagcggggAGTTCAGCCTGGGCCgcggtttgggggggtggggggggttgagcGCACACGCACAGGACAGCAGCTGTTTCACAGACGGCCCGAATAAAGACAGCTCTCACTGCAGCCCAAATCAGATCAGTTCCctacccctcccctcccctcggGCCACGATCGCTTTTTCAAAGTCCACAAAGCCAGGCCTGTTGCCGTCCCAGTTGCCttcaaaaatatgcaaaaaaaaaaaacaaaaaaaaaaaactggcagccagcagggaaggaggaggaggagtgttGGTCCGTGTCCATTTGGACCAATAGCAAGCCTGCTCTCCCCTCCAGACccctctccgctctctctccctgcaccccGGTCATTTTGTTTGGCAATATTCATGCCTGCCAGAACATCTCCTGTGCAAATCACACCATTTCAGCTGAATGTTATTTCAGTTCACATTggggatggagagaaaaaagaaacaggattTTAAAAACCCTGAGTTCTAAACAGTGCCTCAGTTTCTGACATCACATCAatctgttatgtaatgttatataaCGTTACACACCCTATGCGCCTGAATCTCAAACGCACCATTAACATTCATGAGTGGTACCCTTGTCATTTTAAGCCTCACGGAATGAAAGCTTTGCCGACACGTTTTTGGGGCGAAAGATTTGCACGTCACCATTTAGCAGACTTCACGGCACGATCTAGAAGTAGATTAGACTCACCTTTCTGTTCCCTCACGCCAAAGAACAGTATGAATGCACACAGGATGTAGATAATACAGATGACGCCCGATGCAATCATGTAGGCATTTCTCTGTGAGAGGCAGCAGGGAACAGTAAacaattagcattagcattctGCTACATTGGCAAAGGCACCACAGTCAAAACAGAAAACGGCCAATACGACGGTGCTGTCACCCAAGTGCCGATGGAGCTTTGGCACACTTTTGACACAAAATCAGCAtcagaaatatttaaagaaagaaGTGAAGTGGTAGCTCGAAATTTCTGTAGCATTTGAGAAAAGTTTTGCTTTTAAACTTGAAATCAGAAAACCCCAAGGGAGCCGTACCGTTTGGTCCAGAGACACATGTGGCTGAGAGATATTGACTTCAGGCCCCAGGTGCAGGCTGGAGGCATTGGACTCGTTTTTGCCCGGATTACAGGGAGCGTTTGCTCCGCCCACGATCTGACCCTGGATTGCTGTACCAATGACTGTACCCAGCACCTCCACAGTcattcctgagagagagagagagagagagagagagagaaaaccaaaAAACTCCGGTCAATCCCTGAGACCACAACCCTAATGGCacgaggaagagagaagagtaAATACACAGACCTGAAAACATGACTTTCCTGGTGAAGAGAAACACGAGAAATTCTCAGACGTCAGATCAGACAAAATCCTTGACATTCAACGCAATCAAACTGGAATCAATTCaaatctgtgtttttccccttttccttcACATGAAGGTGAATCTTGTTACCAGAGAGTAATTTGAAAGTGAATGCCTTAACAGTAGCAGGATATCAAGTAATCATAAATCTGCCTGTCTCATCAAAGACCCTTTGCAGGTTTACATCAAGCATTTGATTGGAACACAGGTCCACAAGGTCCCCGAATCAGGAGACTCAAACGCTCTCAGCATATGGTAGTGTGACCTGCTGCAAGCCAGCTGTGATTGATTAATATTCCTGAGTGACTTACTGTAGGCCGTGGCCGAgtccctctccttctgctcGGAACTGATGAACATGGTGAGGGCGGAGTAAGGAACATGGAAACACTGTGATTGGaagcacacagaacaaaacagtgaggagagagaggagcggtCGGCCCACACGCCgatttaaagtgaaattaaaagtgAGTAATGCGAGTGTCATGGCTCACATCACGGCTCTACAGACCGCCCAGAACCGGAGCGAGCTGCTTTTGGGGTGCCGTGCCCAGACAGCGACAGGAACTCACCGTCTGCAGAGTCTGGAAGAGGCAGTAGAACACCAGGTACCAGATGACTTTGCCCTGCTCGAAGGGAGGGACGTACCACACCAAGAAGTAGGACAGCACCGCGAAAGGGGTGGACATCACGATCCTGCAAATTTAGACAATGAAATAAGACCATTTGTTAACCAATGGACTCCATGAATACAGAGTGACTGGAAAGGAGGGacaaggagtgtgtgtgtgtgtgtgtgtgtgtgtgtgtgtgtgtgtgtgtgtgtgtgtgtgtgtgtgtgtaagagtgtggaggggggggtggggcaagGTAAGCCAGTGAATGGTAAACATGAGGCAAGTCAGGAAGGTTTCACCCCTCTCCCAAACTCCCTCTCATCAAACTAAGGAAGAAATAAGGGCTGAAGGATACGTCTCAGGTGTGGACTATAGAGTGTACGGCCCTCCAATATCCCTCATCACATCCTAATAAAAAGCTTCACTCTGATCATGTCTtcctccagcagcctgccctCATACTTTGTTGGCTGTAAGCAGTCACTACTAACAAATGAGTAAAAATGAGCTAAACAGCAAGAAGGGCAATGGGTGACACTTAGAAAGAAACACATATAACATTACCTGCTAATTATGCAATTATTTCAGGGCATTTGTACTTCCTGCTAGCATGGAAATTTCTCTTAACCCATGAGCCACTCATTGTACTCAGGAAAGGTGACCCTGAGAATTAACAACTGGTGAAAAGACCAAACCGCCACCAAGGACAGAAAGAGGTCATTCACTCTACCTATTGTCTGTATGCTTGAAAAGGGCCTATAGAAACCAGGTCCAAAGTGTCAACATGCAGAAAGGGTTTGCGATTACACAGAAAGGATTTGTCATATCATATCTTGGGCAAATAGTTTGAGGATCAGTTGCTTGTACAAAAATGTAGCTGTGTACTTAAAGATCTGAATGTACCGTTTTAAGGTGGAGACCCCagcccacactcacacacccacgcCTTCCTTATCTAAGAGGCTGTTTAAGGCTGGCCGTGTTGTAAGTCAAGAATTACGGGAAACCCAGGAAGCCGTGACGACCGGGGAACGTCTCTGCCCggtttcctcctctccctgcgcACCTCCTCGGGGGTCACAGAGTTCTCTTCCCTCGGCGCCCGTCGAATGTCATCCCACAGGAAGCGACCGCGGACGTTAACGCAACACAGGAACATCATTTCTCTTGTCACGCGCACTCATTTCACAGGCATTTCCTGCGCTCACCATTATGACAACCCCCAACAAGAGgaaacacttttgtttttcttaatcaAGGCCATATAAGGTTTCGGCATTTTCCTTTGACATCATTAAGACCGAATGGGAACGCTTTACTTCCATTGTGTGTTTGCCGAGCGCGTTCACCGAATCAAACCGCACAGTGGTGAAAGTGGCGTTTCCACAGCGAGCAGTTTTAAAGAGATTAAGCCCAGACAGCCATGCCATGCGTCATGGGAGAGGCGGCTGCAGGGGCCATTGAGACGTTCGGTATTGTCTGAGTCACCGCAGTGATGAAACAGTGACCCCAGAACACAATGCCCTGTGCAGCAGACAGTAAGCCGGTCTTGAGGTTTATTTCCCTGCTGTGTCAACATTGCGGCCCCTTATAAACATCACTAACCACGGATTTATTTTCGTTGGGATTTCCAAGACACAGGCCTGGCATCTGATGTCAGAAGCACATTAAGGTTGGACTGCTTAAGAAACTGGGACTCTTTCAAAGTTGGCATTTCCTGACCATGGCTTTCAGCTGAGCCAGTTGCGAATAAGCCTATTATTCCTGTTTTGTTTGGGCTTCAGTGAGGCTGTTCTGAGTCTCTTGTTTTGCATGTCTGAGCCCAACATATCAGGTGGCAGGAAAGTGCTGCCAAAAGGGTCCTTTTAACCACAGATATACAATTACCAGAAGTGTATGTTAAACTCCTTTCTAATCTGATGCCCTGAACCTGATATTCCAGAACTCCTAATTATACAGTCCCCCAtccatgcatttcacatttgtgtttAATGGGATTCTACTGTGCATCCATGTTTAAAAATCCATAAGAGCCTGTTTAGGTATTAAAAACCACACCCAAGATGCTTTGGTGTTGACATATGCTCATCTAAAGAACAGCTATTACAGAATGTGTGCCCTTTCAACAGGTTTATTATGGAGTGTACTCTCAAATCCTGAGGGAAGATTACCAAGTACACAAAGGTATATTCATTTTGgttaatttacatttacctaTCCAAAATAACATGTCATTTTACTGAAGGAATTTAAACAACCTGGGAAGCTGCCATCAGTCTTTGGCAACTTGTCACATAGTCTTTGACACACTGATACATTTAACTGcgtgcttaaaaaaaaaaaaaaagaaagagcgCTCGTTACGTAAATATCGGTTCACAGTACGGTTTCCGGGAAGAGTCAGCAGCAACCCTTAAAATAGAGTAAACTAGACCCAGATTAGACAAATTCCGAATTCGATGGCGGTTGTGTCACCTGACTAAAACCAGGCATGTCATTTCAAAGCGTTTTCATTCCGCCTCCTGCTtcgcccacccccacccccagagaCAAAGTAAGGAGCGCATAGTCACCAGAGAACACGACGCACTTATCAGCACTAACAATCATCCCTGCAGCTGCCTTACGGAATCTTGCCTTACTCTGTCATCTTGACCCAATTTCACTAAAAGTATGTACCGTGTATGTGTAATATTCTTAAGCATGCAAAACTacggagaagaaaaaaaaacaaaaaaaacgctGAACAGCTTGTGAGGTTTACATCAGTCATGTCCTTTACGTAACAGGGAGTAACATTTCAGAATTACTTCGGCTGATTCATGTTTATAAAATGGGTTTAAGATTATTTTAACAACACGCTGGGGCGAAAACAAGCTTAAGCAGAATGAGAAATATaaaaggtgagtgtgtgtgcagatagAACAGCAAACAGATCAATATGAATTAAACAGGCTTTATGATTCTCTACTGTGTAACCTGTCAGTTAGTACCTGGTACTAGGCATTTAAAAGTTATACTGGGGCCAATTCATCCAGTCCAGCCAGCTCTGGCAAGAAAGAAACTCCCTGACACCACTCTACACTGCCTCTCAGGCTGCTTGACCGGCAGTAACCCCTCAAATTCCTCAGTCACAATTTGAAATGTCTGGGGAAGCACAGTCGCTTCTCACAGGCCTGATTGGACGATTTGTGGTGGTGTGTTGTGGGCTGGACCAATCAGCACACGACATGCTACGCTCAAGCtgcgccccccctcccccttttgtAGCGCATGTTTCACACAGtacttcctcctctccctctctcatgccTCAGGCAAAGAACCACACCTCCAAATTTGTATCTTTTCTTGTACCAGTCCAGTACACCAATCCGTAAGGTGTCacctctgctttttttcatacattgtgAAATATGAGAACTTTACTTCCTCAAGCCCCTATCCCCTCTGACCTTGACTGCTATATTCCAACGTggaaacttttcttttttttgtctctgcaaAGAGCATGTTAACCAGGTCTGGTTTGGCAGTGGGGTTTGTGGTCGTCTTTTCTCTTCATCTATGGTTTAGCTTTAACTTTCTCTCATTCACATTCTCATGTTCTCTCACAGCAGATCTAAGCTGCTGTTAACGTCAAAGGCACAAAAGTCTCGTTATTCAAGTAACAGGTGCAGGTATATCCAGGTTAGCATGCGATGTGCAAAGCTAGGATGAAGGAACAAAATTCATTCTTGTTGCCAATGCCAGCTTAACACTATATAAATTACACTTTGCCACACTGACAAACATATTAGGACAGAAAAGGATTCCAGGTTAAAAATGATGAGATTATCAAGTCTGAGAGAAAGTCATGGGTCTCAGTATGACAGCCTTGAGATATCTGAAGGACCTTCCCTGCTGCTTCCAGCCTCCAGCCATTTGAACCTCCTTTTACTGTGGATTGACCCAAAAAGCATTTCATGTCAGCACCAACTAATTATTCACACCTTTTACCCAGTGAACATCTCATTAGACGCTATGCCTTTGCCAAAATTATGGTCTTCAGTCATGACTCTTGATAAAAGATTAAAGTCCAACATGGATCAAAGGAGGGGaaagtcaaataaatgaaaggcaGAGGGCAGTGAATTTTTAGCAGAGTTACTAGGTGGCCACAGGGGACACCGCTCTGAGATATAATCACTTTCCACAGGGCTGTGTGCCGCCCCctgttccctctcctcctgtgtaTAAAACACAAGCAGGATTCCTGCCTCATCCCCTGGGGACAGGCCAGGAACGAACCAATGAGATGCTTACACACGAGGGCGGGTTCAGCTTCTCAGTCCCTTACGAACACATACCACGTGTGATTATCAAACTCCGCATAATTGCATGGCGCTGCATTGTCATCTCTTTGCTCTCAAACCAGAGTAGCTTGAACTTGTCCCGTTTAACATCATCACTGTAGGCAATACCTCTCCGTTGCATAATTGTGCTTTTCCATTCACCCCATGGTATGCCGGTTATGTCGTGGGCCGTTTCTACGTAAAGCACTCTGAAGCATCCTGTGATTACGGCTTTGATAAGGGGGCTCTCTTTGCATATAATCTGGTCAATGTTTCCGGAGGAGCCACCCCTGCAATTACAACCACCTTTGCAGGTGAGTCACCCGAGAACAGTTTATACCCAGTTTCTACTTCTACTGCtacttctgcttctgctttaTACCTGTTCTCTTCCGCCCATAACCAAAGCCAAATAGTTTTCACACCAAGCGGTTTTGTCACTCCAAAGTAAACCTCAATGCATACCAGTCAAAAGGGCAAAGCCCTTGCCCCACTAAACTAAAAGTCTAGACTAAAAGTCACTCATTCTCTGAGAtcgaaaaatgaaaatattacactTGTGTATGTCACAGCTGTAGGAGTATAACATCAGCAGGCTTACGAGAGAAATCttcctgtaaaatgttttgaccTAACAGCTAGGGGTGATATTTCCCATGAACACGGCACAACCCATGTGGGAACCACTAATGAAATGGCATAGGTCTGTTTTCCAACCACTACTTTACTCTTGCTCTTCAACATTTTGCATGAAACTTAATACAGTTACAGGaagaaacattttatgaagggtggggaaaaaacagcttgTTCCCATTTAGAATTAAGATCTCTGCTGTTAGATTTTGGTACAGATGTGGGTTGCGTATCACAGAACACCTACAAATCTACCCTGTATGAATAGCCCTTTTCCTGACCACTACCTGATACTGCTACCAAAGGAGAAGCAGAGAAGCATGGACCCGATCAGAACCTACCAGGGCAGCATCCTGCCAAAACGGGTCCAAGGACTGCGGCTGACCAGGAATCCGATGGTGGGGTCTGTCACGGCGTCCCAGGCTCGGCCCACGAACAGGATGATGGAGGCATAGAAGGGGTCCACCTGACAGGAAGTGGGGGCAGAAAGTATTAGAGCAACAGTGGAGGAAGTCTTCCACGGCAAAGTCTCTCAATACATGAAAGCATAAGCATTCCTCCAACCAGAATTCTGTAGTAAGGTATGTGAAAAATGGgtcatcaatcaatcaatgcaCTGAACACGCGTTGATAAGCACTCATTTTCATTGGGGGTAGAAGCCTTTAGTATTAGATAAAAATTATCCAGGAAATTGTCCAGACAACTACTGAGGCCATATATTTATGCCtgcctgctcccccccccccccccccccaatcacacacacacacacacagaacacggAAATCCTTTCAAGCTGAATGTTCTGCGCACTGCAGTCTGTAATTTGTGCTTGTGGATAGGCAGCCTGGACATGCAGTTTAGCCATTTCTTTGTGAGGGTATTGGATTAATTGCCGCTGTACCGCTCAGTGTACAGGACATTTAATGAGATCCATGAGTACTACAAAGGGCACTGTAGGAGCCCCCGGCGGCAGCTCAAACCCTTGTTCTTGGCATTGTGGTAAATGTCAAAAGCTATTAAAACAATGCCAAATCACGACTGTCTTTCCCCCTTTAATCTGTCTCCAAACCCTCTCGGCGACAGTCACACACTGGGAGTTACCATAAAAATACTTGTGCcgcctttttatttttccacgaCAACGCCTCTATTGTTGAAGTGTTTAGCCGATAACTCTGCCGGCTGTGGCCGAATCGGCAGGAGGTAGACACTGAAGTGTAGGTTTCCAGGAATTGAACCGGTCCGCTTCCATGCAGTGACCTGTgtttcagactttttttcttGAGAAGAAAAGGACTCACCAGAGCCACGTCCAGCAGGTAGATCTGGAGGAAGAAGCCCAGCGCACAGCCGGTGATCTGATAGGGTGCCCCTCCAACGGCATAGCACAGcttactgcacacagacagccgACCTTTCTGTTCCCTCTGgtaacataaacaaataaatgggggggggggggtagacagGTTGAGAAAGGATCAGAAACTGCAAAAAGTATAGAGTATTGACATGGATGAAGCATGCAAGGAGGGGAACTTAACAGATCATACATTGGAGTTGCCTTTATGCTAGATTTTTAAATGCAAGTAGTAGTAACAAGTAGTATTTACTTTTAGTTTCAGAAGGTGCTCAATTTAGCTGTTCAGTTACATAATTCTTAATGCTTACAGCCCAATAAAGCTGTGCTCTAGTGCTCACACAAGATCTTTGAGGACTTAAGGAATACTTGTCAAAGGCCCAACAGTTCTTGCATTTCTGACTATTCATGCAACAGTTGCCAGTCTTATATTTGGCAAGATCACATTCCACCTGTGGTAATGCTACAACATTTAGGCATAGCCATGTCTTTTGGCCTGTTTCAAGATTTAACCTCATTTTCCTTTACGCTGCGGTCTCTCAGCTGGCCAACGTCAACTACCGGGCCACAGTTCTGGGCTGGGGTGAGCACCGCGGCTCAGCAGAATCCAGCTAAATGCATCAAGCTGCAAACCACATAACTGGAAGAGACACCCATCACCTCACTCAATGGATGCCACTTGGTATCGTATCCAGTCTGATGTTCTGGTTTGACTTGTTATGAGCTGCCGGTGGCGTGAATATCAATGGGGTTACTGTGTGCCTTCTCAGGCCCCACCCAGCTGAGGCCGATTGGCTCTCGCAATAGGATGTTGGTCAGTTCAACATTCCTGCCCGGCCCCAAATCAGCAGGCAGACAGTAGCAAGTCAGAAGTgtgtgcacacacccacccacacacacacacacacacacacacacacacacacacacacacacacacacacacacacacacacacacacacacacaccctctacCACAACCAATCCAACTCTCAACCCAACTGGCGCCTGATTTGCAGAGGCTCTTACACAGTGGTATTACCCAAGACATCCCCTCATTTACTGTAACTGTTAAAATACGCATTGCAAGAGACATGAGCACACAGTAAATTTGGACTTTGCCAAATGAAAGTATGGCCCAATCACAACGCCTCTAAGTTGGTCTGAGAACAACTGAGTACAAGTGTCAGCcaaatgtaatcttttttttttttttaaagtctcaGAGTGA
Encoded here:
- the mfsd2ab gene encoding sodium-dependent lysophosphatidylcholine symporter 1-B, whose product is MAKGEGAEQFSATSLLQNRPASPDGVKLAKREQKGRLSVCSKLCYAVGGAPYQITGCALGFFLQIYLLDVALVDPFYASIILFVGRAWDAVTDPTIGFLVSRSPWTRFGRMLPWIVMSTPFAVLSYFLVWYVPPFEQGKVIWYLVFYCLFQTLQTCFHVPYSALTMFISSEQKERDSATAYRMTVEVLGTVIGTAIQGQIVGGANAPCNPGKNESNASSLHLGPEVNISQPHVSLDQTRNAYMIASGVICIIYILCAFILFFGVREQKDTGRLKAEQPMSFFQGIRLVMSHGPYTKLVMGFLFTSLAFMLLEGNFALFCSYTLGFRNDFQNILLVIMLSATLTIPFWQWFLTKFGKKTAVYCGISSVVPFMILVVCIKGNLAVTYIVSFAAGVSVAAAFLLPWSMLPDVVDDFKVKNPESRGHEAIFYSFYVFFTKFASGISLGISTLSLDFAGYITRGCSQPEAVDVTLKILVSVAPIVLIILGLIIFKTYPIDEETRQGNRKLLQDLMESESDLETGSSELGSVV